One stretch of Deinobacterium chartae DNA includes these proteins:
- a CDS encoding deoxyribodipyrimidine photo-lyase: MSAQETVLLWHNTDLRVFDNPALTAAAEAGPVVGLVVFDDVEQRAFTDLERDLYLIGAHELTQGYARLGAELNVLSGDATARVIEALRAVGASRLLCSRRYVDPRGRYRRGLAQRDLDVLEAARAAGYGSLRLHGNTTRDFEETLPDLSRADYADEDQLPLSRPPLQLEGRQLPGGQELPPRPEFALSADPLEWSEEELYAALKIGTHSIRQLWREYPALRGALLDWEYGLYQRYWALDPA, translated from the coding sequence ATGTCAGCCCAAGAGACGGTCTTGCTGTGGCACAACACGGACTTGCGCGTCTTCGACAATCCTGCCCTGACCGCAGCGGCCGAGGCGGGCCCAGTCGTTGGGCTGGTCGTGTTCGACGACGTGGAGCAGCGCGCTTTTACCGACCTCGAGCGCGACCTTTACCTGATCGGCGCCCATGAGCTGACGCAGGGTTACGCGCGGCTGGGGGCCGAGCTGAACGTGCTCTCGGGCGACGCGACCGCCCGGGTCATCGAGGCCCTGCGCGCCGTGGGCGCTTCGCGGCTGCTGTGCTCGCGCCGCTACGTGGACCCGCGCGGCCGTTACCGGCGCGGGCTGGCGCAACGCGATCTCGACGTTCTCGAGGCGGCTCGCGCGGCCGGATACGGTTCGTTGCGGCTGCACGGCAACACCACCCGGGATTTCGAGGAGACCCTGCCGGACCTCTCGCGTGCCGATTACGCCGACGAGGATCAGCTGCCGCTCTCGCGCCCTCCCTTGCAGCTCGAGGGACGCCAGTTGCCCGGTGGCCAGGAGTTGCCGCCCCGACCGGAATTTGCGCTGTCCGCCGATCCGCTGGAGTGGTCCGAGGAGGAGCTGTACGCAGCGCTGAAGATCGGCACGCACTCGATCCGCCAGCTGTGGCGCGAGTACCCGGCACTTCGCGGGGCACTGCTTGACTGGGAGTACGGGCTGTACCAACGTTACTGGGCCCTGGACCCCGCCTGA
- the mnmA gene encoding tRNA 2-thiouridine(34) synthase MnmA produces the protein MSKGRVLCAMSGGVDSSVTAALLKQQGYEVVGAMMRFWPDHKRQDTFDTCCSPDAAYEARRVADQVGVPFYLLDYREEFQQHIVDPFLEDYASGRTPNPCVNCNTKVKFDALVKKAKMLGCDFVATGHYVRRVEGPGGVEFHRGGDPRKDQTYFLWGTPREALAHILFPVGDMEKPRVRELAEEFGLLTAKKPESQNICFVPSTIGEFLSEHLPESRGVIADIRTGEVLGEHLGTQHYTIGQKKGLGLWKSNLTRFVVHLDPETQTVWVGDEADCQWSGLSAVRANYLLDLADLPETLEAQVRYRAQPVRARVVRADAGSFDLEFEEPQFAVAPGQSVVLYAGSRLLGGGIIERRERQLPPLKYPKRRPQAVAR, from the coding sequence ATGTCCAAGGGCCGTGTGCTGTGTGCGATGTCGGGAGGGGTGGATTCGAGTGTCACCGCCGCGCTGCTCAAGCAGCAGGGCTACGAGGTGGTAGGAGCGATGATGCGCTTCTGGCCCGATCACAAACGCCAGGACACCTTTGATACCTGCTGCTCGCCGGACGCGGCCTACGAGGCCCGCCGGGTGGCCGACCAGGTGGGCGTGCCCTTTTACCTGCTCGACTACCGCGAGGAGTTTCAGCAGCACATCGTGGATCCGTTCCTCGAGGATTACGCCTCGGGCCGCACGCCCAACCCCTGCGTGAACTGCAACACCAAGGTGAAGTTCGACGCCCTGGTCAAGAAGGCCAAGATGCTGGGCTGCGACTTTGTCGCAACCGGGCATTACGTGCGCCGGGTGGAAGGCCCGGGCGGGGTGGAGTTCCACCGCGGCGGCGATCCGCGCAAGGACCAGACCTACTTTCTGTGGGGCACCCCGCGCGAGGCCCTGGCGCACATCCTGTTCCCGGTCGGGGATATGGAGAAGCCGCGCGTGCGCGAACTGGCCGAGGAGTTCGGGCTGCTGACCGCCAAAAAGCCCGAATCGCAGAACATCTGCTTCGTGCCCTCCACCATCGGGGAGTTCCTGAGCGAGCACCTGCCCGAGTCGCGCGGCGTGATCGCCGACATCCGCACCGGCGAGGTGCTGGGCGAGCACCTGGGTACGCAGCACTACACCATCGGCCAGAAGAAGGGCCTGGGGCTGTGGAAGTCCAACCTGACCCGCTTTGTGGTGCACCTGGATCCCGAAACCCAGACGGTGTGGGTCGGCGACGAGGCCGACTGCCAGTGGAGCGGCCTGAGTGCCGTGCGCGCCAACTACCTGCTCGACCTCGCGGACCTGCCCGAGACCCTCGAGGCGCAGGTGCGCTACCGGGCGCAGCCGGTGCGGGCGCGGGTGGTGCGCGCCGATGCCGGGTCGTTTGACCTCGAGTTCGAGGAGCCGCAGTTCGCGGTGGCCCCCGGGCAGAGCGTGGTGCTGTACGCGGGCAGCCGCCTGCTCGGCGGCGGCATCATCGAGCGGCGTGAGCGCCAACTGCCGCCGCTGAAATACCCCAAGCGCCGCCCGCAGGCGGTTGCGCGCTGA
- the lysA gene encoding diaminopimelate decarboxylase, translating to MLTDAQLLEAAERFGTPLYVYDASVIDRQVARVQEAFAGARVFYAMKANPNLTLLSRLRAQGIGFEVVSLGEFERARRVGAGGDEILVNGPAKTEQEYALGSELGATFIVDRASELDLLPSGAKLLVRVNPGLEVHTHSHLATGEAAAKFGVRLEETVAVIERARALGLSVRGLHLHIGSAITEPGDFGLAFARVAELAAQTGPLEVLDCGGGWGLDADLHGIAQVAREAASAFGAQLWVEPGRFLVAQAGTLLTRVVGQKSTARDFLLLDAGMSELMRPMLYGARHPVRALWEGEARSVDLAGPACESGDLLGRDLALPEYRPGALLAIEEAGAYGASMSSNYLTRPRPAEALFEAGEWRLVRRRQRLEELWEHELPED from the coding sequence ATGCTTACCGACGCCCAACTCCTCGAGGCAGCCGAGCGTTTCGGCACGCCGCTGTACGTTTACGACGCCTCCGTGATCGACCGCCAGGTGGCACGGGTCCAGGAAGCCTTTGCGGGCGCCCGGGTCTTTTATGCCATGAAGGCCAACCCGAACCTGACGCTGCTCTCGCGTCTGCGCGCGCAGGGCATCGGTTTTGAGGTGGTGAGCCTGGGCGAGTTCGAGCGGGCGCGGCGCGTCGGGGCAGGCGGAGACGAAATCCTGGTCAACGGCCCGGCCAAGACTGAGCAGGAGTATGCGCTGGGCAGCGAGCTGGGAGCGACCTTCATCGTGGACCGCGCGAGCGAGCTGGACCTGCTGCCCTCGGGGGCGAAGCTGCTGGTCCGCGTGAACCCCGGCCTCGAGGTGCACACGCATTCGCACCTCGCGACCGGCGAGGCCGCCGCCAAGTTCGGGGTGCGGCTCGAGGAGACCGTGGCGGTGATCGAGCGCGCGCGCGCGCTGGGCCTGAGCGTACGCGGCCTGCACCTGCACATCGGCAGTGCGATCACCGAGCCGGGCGACTTCGGACTGGCGTTCGCGCGGGTTGCCGAGCTCGCCGCCCAGACCGGGCCCCTCGAGGTGCTTGACTGCGGCGGCGGCTGGGGCCTGGACGCGGACCTGCACGGCATCGCGCAGGTGGCGCGCGAGGCAGCCTCGGCTTTTGGGGCGCAGCTGTGGGTGGAGCCCGGCCGCTTCCTGGTGGCGCAGGCGGGCACCTTGCTGACCCGGGTGGTGGGCCAGAAGTCCACCGCCCGCGACTTCCTGCTGCTCGACGCGGGCATGAGCGAGCTGATGCGCCCGATGCTGTACGGGGCCCGCCACCCGGTGCGCGCGCTGTGGGAGGGCGAGGCCCGCAGCGTGGACTTAGCCGGCCCCGCCTGCGAGAGCGGCGACTTGCTGGGCCGTGACCTCGCGCTGCCCGAGTACCGCCCGGGAGCGCTGCTCGCCATCGAAGAGGCCGGGGCCTACGGCGCTTCGATGAGCTCGAACTACCTGACCCGGCCGCGCCCGGCCGAGGCGCTGTTCGAGGCGGGCGAGTGGCGGCTGGTGCGCCGCAGGCAGCGCCTCGAGGAGCTGTGGGAGCACGAGCTGCCCGAGGACTGA
- a CDS encoding PspC domain-containing protein gives MLKRWYRTRNDRILAGVLGGLGNVFGVHPAIFRVLFIFCAVSYLPLGVALLLAYAIAWIVLPEAEPGWERSFAPLLGDVRRSNEERMLTGVCGGLAEYYRINVTVLRAAWAILTLLTAGAGAFAYLLAWVLIPQEPL, from the coding sequence ATGTTGAAACGCTGGTACCGCACGCGGAACGACCGCATCCTGGCCGGGGTTCTGGGCGGTTTGGGCAATGTTTTCGGGGTTCACCCGGCCATCTTCCGGGTGCTGTTCATCTTCTGCGCGGTTTCGTACCTGCCGCTGGGCGTGGCCCTGCTGCTGGCCTACGCAATCGCCTGGATCGTGCTGCCCGAGGCCGAGCCGGGCTGGGAGCGCAGCTTTGCGCCGCTGCTCGGTGACGTGCGCCGCTCGAACGAGGAGCGGATGCTGACGGGGGTATGCGGCGGTCTGGCCGAGTACTACCGCATCAACGTCACGGTCTTGCGCGCCGCCTGGGCCATCTTGACCCTGCTGACTGCCGGGGCAGGAGCCTTCGCTTACCTGCTGGCCTGGGTCCTGATTCCTCAGGAGCCGCTCTGA
- a CDS encoding phage holin family protein, with amino-acid sequence MNFLLQVLINALALWGTTELYHGVFFQPGAGMLAVLWAGLVLGVVNALVRPLILLLTLPLNALTLGLFTLVINGLMLYVVTLFSRLAVSSFGAAVVGALILTIVNWVLNLLFKDSRQR; translated from the coding sequence ATGAACTTTTTGCTGCAAGTGCTGATCAATGCCCTGGCGCTGTGGGGCACTACCGAGCTGTACCACGGTGTGTTTTTTCAGCCCGGGGCCGGGATGCTGGCGGTCTTGTGGGCCGGGCTGGTCCTGGGGGTGGTCAATGCCCTGGTGCGTCCGCTGATCCTGCTGCTCACCCTGCCACTCAATGCGCTTACTCTGGGCCTCTTTACGCTGGTCATCAACGGTCTGATGCTGTACGTCGTCACGCTGTTCAGCCGCCTGGCGGTCTCGAGCTTTGGGGCAGCGGTGGTGGGAGCTTTGATCCTGACCATCGTCAACTGGGTGCTGAACCTGCTGTTTAAAGACAGCCGTCAACGCTAA
- the purB gene encoding adenylosuccinate lyase, with the protein MIDRYTPQDMQELWSEAARYRAWLRVELAATRAWAELGEVPREALEDLTARAAADPLDEAFAARVAEIEAVTRHDIVAFTTALTERYGENARFIHLGLTSTDVVDTAQNLILDQALGKVLEEVALLREVCREQAVRYKHTPTIGRTHGIHAEPMTFGLKFLNWMSTLERDQERLEAARERVRVVMLSGSVGTFAHVDPQVEERVAAELGWQVARISNQTLARDRHAEVMAALAIFGTTLEKIAVEIRHLQRSEVREAMEPFARGQKGSSSMPHKKNPILSENVTGLARLMRGNLQTALENVALWHERDISHSSAERVILPDTTIAAVFSARRLRGVLANLVVFEDRMRTNLNALGGLVFSQRVLHQLIDHGMLREAAYEVVQRNSLASWESGTPLRQLLEADPEMPLSASELDAAFDLEWYLRQVDRIYARFGL; encoded by the coding sequence GTGATTGACCGCTATACCCCCCAGGACATGCAGGAACTGTGGAGCGAAGCCGCGCGTTACCGGGCGTGGCTTCGCGTTGAACTGGCCGCCACCCGCGCTTGGGCCGAACTGGGCGAGGTGCCCCGCGAAGCCCTCGAGGACCTCACGGCACGCGCCGCCGCCGACCCGCTCGACGAAGCCTTCGCGGCGCGGGTCGCCGAGATCGAGGCGGTGACCCGTCACGACATCGTGGCCTTCACCACCGCCCTCACCGAGCGCTACGGCGAGAACGCCCGCTTCATTCACCTGGGCCTGACCTCCACCGACGTGGTGGACACCGCCCAGAACCTGATCCTGGACCAGGCACTGGGCAAGGTACTCGAGGAGGTCGCCCTGCTGCGCGAGGTCTGCCGCGAGCAGGCCGTACGCTACAAGCACACCCCTACCATCGGGCGTACCCACGGCATCCACGCCGAGCCGATGACCTTCGGCCTGAAGTTCCTCAACTGGATGAGCACCCTCGAGCGCGATCAGGAGCGCCTCGAGGCCGCACGCGAGCGCGTGCGGGTGGTGATGCTCTCCGGCTCGGTCGGAACCTTCGCGCACGTGGACCCGCAGGTCGAGGAGCGCGTGGCTGCCGAACTGGGCTGGCAGGTCGCCCGGATCAGCAACCAGACCCTGGCCCGTGACCGCCACGCCGAGGTGATGGCGGCCCTGGCGATCTTCGGGACCACCCTCGAGAAGATCGCGGTGGAGATCCGCCACCTGCAACGCTCGGAGGTCCGCGAGGCCATGGAGCCCTTCGCGCGCGGCCAGAAGGGCAGCAGCAGCATGCCCCACAAGAAGAACCCGATCCTGTCGGAGAACGTGACCGGACTGGCGCGCCTGATGCGCGGCAACCTGCAAACCGCCCTGGAGAACGTGGCGCTGTGGCACGAGCGCGACATCAGCCACTCCTCGGCCGAGCGGGTGATCCTGCCGGATACCACCATCGCGGCGGTGTTCTCGGCACGGCGCCTGCGCGGGGTGCTGGCCAACTTGGTGGTATTCGAGGACCGCATGCGCACCAACCTCAATGCCTTGGGCGGCCTGGTGTTCAGCCAGCGGGTGCTGCACCAACTGATCGACCACGGGATGCTGCGCGAGGCCGCTTACGAGGTGGTGCAGCGCAACAGCCTGGCGTCGTGGGAAAGCGGAACCCCGCTGCGCCAGCTGCTCGAGGCCGATCCGGAGATGCCGCTGTCGGCCTCGGAGCTCGACGCAGCTTTTGACCTCGAGTGGTACCTGCGGCAGGTGGACCGCATCTACGCCCGTTTCGGGCTCTGA
- a CDS encoding type IV pilus twitching motility protein PilT — MTVVELLKQMVSKRASDVHLQVGSPPTARIDGRLAGFGDKPLTPAETEAICKVLLTPEQWEEFEYKHEMDFAYSIAGVARFRCNVFRQRGSIGIVMRIISDVIPSFETLGLPVKNMVEFSEYERGLLLVTGPTGSGKSTTLASIVDHINHNHAYNIITIEDPIEILHRNKQSIVVQREIGSDTRDFRAALKYAMRQDPDVIMIGEMRDKETVEAALTAAQTGHLVLSTLHTNDSVRTVNRIIDFFPPHERDQIRIMLADSLIGIVSQRLLPRADGTGRVVGLELLINTPLIKEYIKDEAKTPQIKDALMEDNIRGMQTFDQHLVKLYSSGLITLEEALSAATSPHELRLMVTRMTEV, encoded by the coding sequence ATGACCGTTGTAGAGCTGCTCAAACAGATGGTGTCCAAACGCGCCTCTGACGTGCACCTGCAGGTCGGGTCTCCCCCGACCGCGCGCATCGATGGCCGTCTGGCAGGCTTTGGCGACAAGCCGCTCACTCCGGCCGAGACCGAGGCCATCTGCAAGGTGCTGCTCACCCCCGAACAGTGGGAGGAGTTCGAGTACAAGCACGAGATGGACTTCGCCTACTCGATCGCAGGCGTGGCGCGCTTCCGCTGTAACGTGTTCCGGCAGCGCGGCTCGATCGGCATCGTCATGCGCATCATCTCCGACGTGATTCCGTCGTTCGAGACCCTGGGCCTGCCGGTCAAGAACATGGTGGAGTTTTCCGAGTACGAGCGCGGGCTGCTGCTGGTGACCGGACCGACCGGCTCGGGCAAGTCCACCACGCTCGCCAGCATCGTGGACCACATCAACCACAACCACGCCTACAACATCATCACCATCGAAGACCCGATCGAGATCTTGCACCGCAACAAGCAGAGCATCGTGGTCCAGCGCGAGATCGGCTCGGACACCCGTGACTTCCGGGCGGCCCTCAAGTACGCCATGCGTCAGGACCCGGACGTGATCATGATCGGCGAGATGCGCGACAAGGAAACGGTCGAGGCGGCCCTCACCGCCGCGCAAACCGGTCACCTGGTGCTCTCGACCCTGCACACCAACGACTCGGTGCGCACGGTGAACCGCATCATCGACTTCTTCCCCCCGCACGAGCGCGACCAGATCCGCATCATGCTGGCCGACTCGCTGATCGGCATCGTGTCGCAGCGCCTGCTGCCGCGCGCCGACGGCACCGGACGGGTGGTGGGCTTGGAGCTGCTGATCAACACTCCCCTGATCAAGGAGTACATCAAGGACGAGGCCAAGACCCCTCAGATCAAGGACGCGCTGATGGAGGACAACATCCGCGGCATGCAGACCTTTGACCAGCACCTGGTCAAGCTGTACTCCAGCGGCCTGATCACCCTCGAGGAAGCGCTCTCGGCCGCGACCAGCCCGCACGAACTGCGGCTGATGGTCACGCGCATGACCGAGGTCTGA
- a CDS encoding TetR/AcrR family transcriptional regulator C-terminal domain-containing protein, which produces MAHDNRALYERHPWIAAMDTHRPPLGPGQTAKYPYELQALEGLGLSDLELDAALRFVLGFVETCARRRRGTHLDARDPPDRPAVVGGQRTAAAAHPDAHRYPLAVRVGTAVGNAFQALSNPDHAYTFGLQRVLDGPAALIQDRSRASFPPCGPETLN; this is translated from the coding sequence ATCGCTCACGATAACCGGGCGCTGTACGAACGGCACCCCTGGATTGCCGCCATGGACACCCACCGCCCTCCGCTCGGCCCCGGCCAGACCGCCAAGTACCCGTACGAACTGCAGGCCCTCGAGGGTCTCGGGCTGAGTGACCTTGAGCTGGACGCCGCTCTCCGCTTCGTGCTGGGCTTCGTGGAAACCTGCGCGCGCCGCCGCCGGGGCACGCACCTCGACGCGCGAGACCCGCCTGACCGACCAGCAGTGGTGGGAGGTCAGCGAACCGCTGCTGCTGCCCACCCGGACGCCCACCGCTACCCGCTGGCCGTCCGGGTGGGCACTGCGGTCGGCAACGCCTTCCAGGCCCTCTCCAATCCGGATCACGCCTACACCTTCGGCCTGCAGCGCGTTCTCGACGGCCCAGCAGCCCTGATTCAGGACCGCAGCCGAGCGTCTTTCCCGCCCTGCGGGCCGGAAACGCTAAACTGA
- a CDS encoding 3-oxoacid CoA-transferase subunit B has translation MDSRHLIARRAARELHDGDIVNLGIGLPALVPEYLEGKEVFLHSENGVLGFGPRPAPEQVDPNLVNAGKQPVTELPGVSYFDSSLSFAMIRGGHVDVAVIGALQVSAAGDIANWAVPGKAVLGVGGAMDLCAGARRLIVTMTHTEKNGAPKIVPELSLPATAFGVVNMIVTDRAVFEVRAGRLYLIDLQPGSTLEEVRALTAAEFEVAAQQVAG, from the coding sequence ATGGACTCACGTCACCTGATCGCGCGCCGCGCAGCGCGCGAACTGCACGATGGCGACATCGTCAACCTGGGCATCGGCCTGCCCGCTCTGGTTCCCGAATACCTCGAGGGGAAAGAGGTTTTCTTGCACAGCGAGAACGGCGTGCTGGGCTTTGGTCCCCGCCCCGCCCCGGAGCAGGTGGACCCCAACCTGGTCAACGCGGGCAAACAGCCGGTGACCGAACTGCCCGGCGTGTCGTACTTTGACTCGTCGCTGTCGTTCGCGATGATCCGCGGCGGTCATGTGGACGTGGCCGTCATCGGGGCCTTGCAGGTGAGTGCGGCGGGAGACATCGCCAACTGGGCGGTTCCGGGCAAGGCCGTACTGGGCGTGGGCGGTGCCATGGACCTGTGCGCCGGGGCACGCCGTTTGATCGTGACCATGACCCACACCGAGAAAAACGGAGCACCCAAGATCGTGCCCGAACTCAGCCTGCCCGCCACCGCCTTTGGGGTGGTGAACATGATCGTGACCGACCGCGCGGTGTTCGAGGTGCGCGCAGGCCGCCTGTACCTGATCGACCTGCAACCGGGAAGCACCCTCGAGGAGGTGCGTGCCCTGACCGCTGCGGAGTTCGAGGTCGCGGCCCAGCAGGTCGCCGGCTAG
- a CDS encoding transcription elongation factor GreA: protein MSQNKIRMTQKGYDKLVADLEILKTVRRDQISEYMGNALADGDLRESAAYDEARMMQSENEARIAMLEDQLARAVIVEEGDRGGDPVVGLGATVEVEAGGRRHKFEIVGTYEVDVLKGKISDQSPIGQALQNHKAGDKVKVALPKGAVEYTIIDVRYE from the coding sequence ATGAGTCAGAACAAGATTCGCATGACCCAGAAGGGCTACGACAAGCTCGTGGCCGATCTCGAAATTCTTAAGACCGTGCGTCGTGACCAGATCTCCGAGTACATGGGCAACGCCCTCGCCGACGGCGACTTGCGCGAGAGCGCTGCGTACGACGAGGCGCGCATGATGCAGAGCGAGAACGAGGCCCGGATCGCCATGCTCGAGGATCAGCTGGCGCGCGCGGTCATCGTGGAAGAGGGCGACCGCGGCGGAGACCCGGTGGTCGGCCTGGGGGCCACGGTCGAGGTCGAGGCGGGCGGACGCCGCCACAAGTTCGAGATCGTGGGCACCTACGAGGTTGACGTGCTCAAGGGCAAGATCTCGGATCAGTCCCCCATCGGTCAGGCGCTGCAAAACCACAAGGCCGGTGACAAGGTCAAGGTCGCGCTGCCCAAAGGGGCCGTCGAGTACACCATCATCGACGTCCGTTACGAGTAA
- a CDS encoding DUF4253 domain-containing protein — protein sequence MPIPQALLHQIGFELAHLTERALPAQRQLYTFCVPGREAVSAWRALRAAFPETGLWPLITGEGPFEPDDAFPEDGGRALLEAARRLDLQAWLRRRLEEDARDDDPDGAQGPITLDPVNARLFAEDVPAPQGGPRPLEEGLTSVRDPLSWSPLREVWMLLLPVQRCWEVHAVLGYGGWNDYPEPEVHVALMQRWNARYGAEPVALTRDVVELWAPRPLQDPAEALVLASEQYAYCGDVVWQGTESVPNLAGALLDNEVWYFWWD from the coding sequence ATGCCTATTCCTCAGGCGCTGCTGCATCAGATCGGCTTCGAGCTCGCGCATCTGACCGAGCGTGCCCTTCCGGCGCAACGCCAGCTCTATACCTTCTGCGTTCCCGGCCGAGAGGCGGTTTCGGCCTGGCGCGCCCTCAGGGCCGCTTTTCCCGAAACCGGCCTGTGGCCGCTGATCACCGGCGAGGGACCGTTCGAGCCCGACGACGCTTTTCCCGAAGACGGCGGCCGCGCGCTGCTCGAGGCGGCGCGCCGCCTCGACCTGCAGGCCTGGCTGCGCAGGCGCCTCGAGGAGGATGCCCGTGACGACGATCCGGACGGAGCGCAGGGCCCTATTACCCTTGACCCGGTAAACGCCCGCCTTTTTGCGGAGGACGTGCCCGCGCCGCAGGGCGGGCCGCGCCCCCTCGAGGAGGGCCTGACGTCGGTGCGCGACCCGCTGAGCTGGAGTCCGCTGCGCGAGGTGTGGATGCTGCTGCTGCCCGTGCAGCGCTGCTGGGAGGTGCACGCGGTGCTGGGGTACGGGGGCTGGAACGATTACCCGGAGCCCGAGGTGCACGTGGCCTTGATGCAGCGTTGGAACGCGCGCTACGGCGCAGAGCCGGTGGCTTTGACCCGCGACGTGGTGGAGCTGTGGGCGCCGCGCCCGCTACAGGACCCGGCCGAGGCGCTGGTGCTGGCCTCCGAGCAGTACGCGTACTGCGGGGATGTGGTGTGGCAGGGGACCGAGAGCGTGCCCAACCTGGCCGGGGCGCTGCTGGACAACGAAGTCTGGTACTTCTGGTGGGATTAG
- the panC gene encoding pantoate--beta-alanine ligase, which yields MYLITSTREIKALPRGHRRVGLVPTMGYLHDGHASLIRRARAENDLVVVSVFVNPMQFGPSEDLARYPRDLERDTRIAEAAGAEVLFVPDATEMYPAGFASRLEVAGPALPLEGARRPGHFAGVATVVAKLFHLVRPNRAYFGEKDWQQLQVVRRLVEDLNFDLEVVGCPTQREASGLALSSRNTYLTEEQRQEASVLYRSLRAAQAAYRSGERQPQAIVAAGKALLAAAPLELEYLQLVGPDLEDLEQTGELGDPRQARLLLAARMFGVRLIDNAPLVQEEAT from the coding sequence ATGTACTTAATCACCTCCACACGCGAGATTAAAGCGCTGCCCCGCGGGCACCGGCGCGTCGGGCTGGTCCCCACCATGGGCTACCTGCACGATGGACACGCCAGCCTGATCCGCCGTGCGCGCGCCGAGAACGACCTGGTGGTCGTCAGCGTGTTTGTCAATCCCATGCAGTTCGGGCCCAGCGAGGACCTGGCCCGCTACCCGCGCGACCTCGAGCGCGACACCCGCATCGCCGAGGCCGCCGGAGCCGAAGTGCTGTTCGTGCCCGACGCCACCGAGATGTACCCGGCAGGCTTCGCCAGCCGCCTCGAGGTCGCGGGCCCGGCCCTGCCGCTCGAGGGAGCCCGCCGCCCCGGTCACTTTGCCGGGGTTGCCACCGTCGTCGCCAAGCTGTTTCACCTGGTGCGTCCCAACCGTGCCTACTTCGGTGAGAAGGACTGGCAGCAGTTGCAGGTCGTGCGGCGCCTGGTCGAGGACCTCAACTTCGACCTCGAGGTGGTGGGGTGCCCAACCCAGCGGGAGGCCAGCGGCCTGGCACTCAGCAGCCGCAACACTTACCTCACCGAGGAGCAGCGCCAGGAAGCCAGCGTGCTCTACCGCTCGCTGCGCGCCGCGCAGGCTGCCTATCGCTCCGGCGAGCGGCAACCCCAGGCCATCGTGGCCGCCGGCAAGGCGCTGCTCGCGGCAGCCCCGCTCGAACTCGAGTACCTTCAGCTGGTCGGTCCGGACCTCGAGGATCTCGAGCAGACCGGAGAGCTGGGAGATCCGCGGCAGGCACGGTTGCTGCTCGCCGCACGCATGTTCGGGGTGCGTCTGATCGACAATGCCCCGCTGGTGCAGGAGGAAGCGACATGA
- a CDS encoding CoA transferase subunit A yields MNKLFENALEALQGLESGMTVMVGGFGLVGAPLTLIEALCETGADNLTIISNNLGEPGGKGLSKLLALGRIRKAIGSYFTSNPEVAAARERGELEIQLLPQGTLAEAIRAGGAGIGGFFTPVGAGTLLAEGKEQRVIDGRLHVLEAPLKADFALVRARSADRYGSLAFEKTQNNFNAAMSMAGRVTVAEVDEILEVGDLAPERIDVPHLFVQRLTPARIRIEDVKTVAEMLG; encoded by the coding sequence ATGAACAAACTGTTCGAGAACGCCCTCGAGGCGCTGCAAGGACTCGAAAGCGGCATGACCGTGATGGTCGGCGGCTTCGGGCTGGTCGGCGCGCCGCTGACCCTGATCGAGGCCCTCTGCGAGACCGGTGCGGACAACCTGACCATCATCTCCAACAACCTGGGCGAGCCCGGCGGCAAGGGCCTGTCCAAACTGCTGGCCCTGGGACGCATCCGCAAGGCGATCGGCAGCTACTTCACCTCGAACCCCGAGGTGGCCGCGGCGCGCGAACGCGGCGAACTCGAGATCCAGCTGCTGCCGCAGGGCACCCTGGCCGAAGCCATCCGCGCCGGAGGCGCGGGAATCGGCGGCTTTTTCACGCCGGTAGGAGCCGGCACGCTGCTGGCCGAAGGCAAGGAACAGCGCGTGATCGATGGGCGCCTGCACGTCCTCGAGGCTCCGCTCAAGGCCGACTTCGCGCTGGTGCGCGCACGCAGCGCCGACCGCTACGGCAGCTTGGCCTTCGAAAAGACCCAGAACAACTTCAACGCCGCGATGAGCATGGCCGGACGGGTCACGGTCGCCGAGGTGGACGAAATCCTCGAGGTGGGCGACCTGGCTCCGGAGCGGATCGACGTGCCGCACCTGTTCGTGCAGCGACTGACCCCTGCGCGCATCCGGATCGAGGATGTAAAGACCGTAGCGGAAATGCTGGGCTGA